One window from the genome of Xenorhabdus bovienii SS-2004 encodes:
- the rnk gene encoding nucleoside diphosphate kinase regulator, with amino-acid sequence MKKPKIIINELDAERLDLLLEQPAFANTHIAEALNSELDRAEIVPPVEIPPDVVTMNSEIRFIDLGSNEERVRTLVYPASLQDSTKHLSVMAPLGAALLGLRVNDEITWQLPNSEKTRIKVLEIIYQPEAAGEYHR; translated from the coding sequence ATGAAAAAACCAAAAATTATTATTAACGAACTCGATGCGGAACGTTTAGATTTGCTGTTGGAACAACCCGCCTTTGCCAATACCCACATTGCAGAGGCGCTGAATTCGGAGTTGGATCGAGCTGAAATTGTGCCTCCGGTCGAAATTCCGCCGGATGTTGTCACAATGAACAGTGAAATTCGTTTTATTGATTTGGGCAGCAATGAAGAGCGTGTACGCACTCTTGTGTATCCAGCGTCTCTACAGGATAGTACCAAGCACCTGTCTGTCATGGCACCTTTAGGGGCTGCTCTTTTGGGCCTGCGGGTGAATGATGAGATAACCTGGCAACTACCAAACAGTGAAAAAACCCGGATCAAAGTATTAGAAATTATTTATCAGCCCGAAGCCGCAGGTGAATATCATCGCTAG